From the genome of Streptococcus lutetiensis, one region includes:
- a CDS encoding ABC transporter ATP-binding protein, with the protein MENKKKVSFYGRMEPYIKGFQFPFILAVIGAIISATVTVIGPDKLKEITNTIMKGLTPTKMGTIPGVDLDKVGQIALTLAILYVISAVIGYIQNFTVATIVQRFSQRLRAAIQVKIDRVPLNYFDSHSQGDTLSRVTNDVDLLGQSLNQSLGTLVTSVVLLIGSIFMMFHSNVSMALTAIGSVFIGFLLVVVIMGSSQPLFKRQQNNLAAVNGYVEEIYSGHNVVTSYNASEETSQAFKILNTNLYKSMWQSQFLSGIMMPLMIFIGNFGYVMVCVVGAVKVINGDITMGDVVAFMSYVRIFSQPLSQIAQAFTQMQSATAAMSRVFEFLEEEEMEDESHKERQLSDVKGEVTFDNVFFGYSRDKTIIHDFSAVAKPGQKVAIVGPTGAGKTTIVNLLMKFYEIDKGQIAIDGVDTRLMSREEVHDQFAMVLQDTWLFEGTIKENLIYNQENITNEQVVAAAKAVGVHHFIMTLPDGYDTYLDDSVTLSIGQKQLLTIARALLKDAPLLILDEATSSVDTRTEELIQKAMDKLMEGRTSFVIAHRLSTIKNADLILVMKDGNIIEQGNHDELMTEGGFYADLYNSQFEVA; encoded by the coding sequence AATTTCCATTTATCCTTGCGGTAATTGGAGCCATTATTTCAGCGACTGTTACTGTTATTGGTCCTGATAAATTAAAAGAAATTACAAATACCATTATGAAAGGCTTGACACCAACTAAAATGGGGACTATCCCTGGTGTTGACCTAGATAAGGTTGGGCAAATTGCTTTAACTCTTGCTATTTTATATGTGATTTCTGCAGTTATTGGTTATATTCAAAACTTTACAGTAGCTACCATCGTTCAACGTTTCTCTCAACGTTTGCGTGCAGCTATCCAAGTTAAAATTGACCGTGTGCCGCTAAATTATTTTGATAGTCATTCACAAGGGGATACTCTTTCTCGTGTGACAAATGACGTGGATTTGCTTGGTCAGTCTCTTAACCAAAGTTTGGGAACATTGGTCACTTCAGTAGTACTTTTGATTGGTTCGATTTTCATGATGTTCCATTCAAATGTCAGCATGGCACTAACAGCAATTGGTTCGGTCTTTATCGGATTCTTGCTAGTTGTTGTGATTATGGGGTCATCACAACCCTTGTTTAAACGCCAACAAAATAACTTGGCAGCAGTTAATGGTTATGTCGAAGAAATCTATTCTGGCCATAATGTAGTGACAAGCTATAACGCTTCTGAAGAAACTAGCCAAGCATTTAAAATTCTTAACACAAATCTCTATAAATCAATGTGGCAATCGCAATTCTTATCAGGTATTATGATGCCGCTCATGATTTTCATTGGTAACTTTGGTTATGTGATGGTCTGTGTAGTTGGTGCGGTTAAGGTGATTAATGGCGATATTACCATGGGTGATGTGGTTGCTTTTATGAGTTACGTGCGTATTTTCTCACAACCTCTTTCTCAAATTGCTCAAGCTTTCACACAAATGCAATCAGCAACAGCCGCTATGAGTCGTGTTTTTGAATTTCTTGAAGAAGAGGAAATGGAAGATGAATCACACAAAGAACGTCAATTGTCTGATGTTAAAGGTGAAGTTACTTTTGATAATGTCTTCTTTGGTTATTCTAGAGATAAAACCATTATCCATGATTTCTCTGCCGTGGCAAAACCTGGTCAAAAGGTTGCTATCGTTGGACCAACTGGTGCTGGTAAGACAACCATCGTTAACCTTCTTATGAAATTCTATGAAATTGATAAAGGTCAAATTGCTATCGATGGTGTTGACACACGTTTGATGTCACGAGAAGAAGTCCATGACCAATTTGCAATGGTACTTCAAGATACTTGGTTGTTTGAAGGTACAATCAAAGAAAACTTGATTTACAACCAAGAAAATATCACTAATGAACAAGTAGTAGCAGCAGCTAAAGCAGTTGGTGTTCACCACTTTATCATGACGCTTCCTGATGGCTATGACACATACCTTGATGACTCTGTTACCCTTTCAATCGGTCAAAAACAACTCTTGACCATTGCGCGTGCCCTCTTGAAAGATGCTCCGCTTCTTATTCTAGATGAAGCAACATCATCAGTCGATACACGTACGGAAGAATTGATTCAAAAAGCCATGGATAAATTGATGGAAGGTCGTACCTCGTTTGTCATTGCTCACCGTTTATCAACGATTAAAAATGCTGACTTAATCCTTGTGATGAAAGATGGTAACATCATCGAGCAAGGAAATCATGATGAGTTGATGACAGAAGGTGGCTTCTATGCTGACCTTTACAACTCACAGTTTGAAGTAGCTTAA
- a CDS encoding GTP pyrophosphokinase encodes MTESIYGKYADYLSLILEDFSQRIQEKNDLTKKETGYKLFEHLISRVKTPESMVEKCQRKGFEISTESALRQIRDSIGLRIVCGFVDDIYRLVDVIHSFEDCRIVGEKDYIKNAKPNGYRSYHMIVEVETPYPDCLGNEQGSYFIEIQLRTIAMDSWASLEHQMKYKHDIKDPKRIVRELKRCADELASCDLTMQTIRNLIQESSQVEGDD; translated from the coding sequence ATGACAGAATCTATCTATGGGAAATACGCTGATTACCTGTCTTTGATTTTAGAAGACTTTAGCCAGCGTATTCAAGAAAAAAATGACCTGACCAAGAAAGAGACAGGTTATAAGTTATTTGAGCATTTGATTTCACGTGTTAAAACACCTGAAAGTATGGTGGAAAAGTGCCAACGAAAGGGTTTTGAAATCTCAACGGAGTCAGCACTAAGACAAATTCGTGACAGTATCGGTTTACGTATTGTTTGTGGTTTTGTCGATGACATTTACCGCTTGGTTGATGTGATTCATTCTTTTGAAGATTGCAGGATTGTTGGTGAAAAAGACTACATCAAAAATGCTAAACCAAATGGCTATCGCTCATATCACATGATTGTAGAAGTAGAGACACCATATCCTGACTGTCTTGGGAATGAGCAGGGCTCATACTTCATTGAAATTCAGCTTCGCACCATTGCTATGGATTCTTGGGCGAGCCTAGAACATCAGATGAAATACAAGCATGACATCAAAGATCCAAAACGTATTGTGCGTGAGTTAAAACGCTGTGCTGATGAATTGGCTTCCTGCGATTTGACTATGCAAACCATTCGCAATTTGATTCAGGAAAGTTCTCAGGTTGAAGGAGACGACTAA